A part of Acipenser ruthenus chromosome 48, fAciRut3.2 maternal haplotype, whole genome shotgun sequence genomic DNA contains:
- the LOC117970976 gene encoding zinc finger and BTB domain-containing protein 38-like isoform X1: protein MHSTGEKGTPFWKDSGSLGNSAPLSDCRFRGNNMVSMAEALDSGHPSALLSHLNNQRTCGGLFCDITLIVGESKFRAHQNILSACSLYFKELFSSSSSPLPPPRHAPLHSERVLELPELKPDIFADVLDYVYTSRVYLRGFKRTKELAKAGKRLGIPFLENIAEEQGSKSSKIGIKAAGDTTTTAQPSDLPCNFTPRFLGGNEQQVSSYAGPEDSASAQWRMAASASVQQLNPRAGLQSPSPVDLTAPARKDSESHQSSSPIAQFQSVSHLLPPQGTVPTFPATGLQPLPPETTTPRTARDTGRSPAAASYAENFDSERSTAETAKILFTLRTAAFKGMGNNSETAVRKAADDAASEDGFTTANSTSEGLLLLPPPEHLGPTRPSVKGFLCRVCKRSFSSASSLSTHLKLHRAERALSCRHCGRAFIHNKRLQSHEAVCREAPQKGSPAPLAAGRPKKLLQSCEQGEEGEEETGEEKEEEEEEEEERNPEPEPSGAKSSTNKKGRGIPVRPRGFQRMDLLAEEDHFVKVVDGHIIYFCTVCERSYMTLSSLKRHSNVHSWRRKYPCRYCEKVFALAEYRTKHEVWHTGERRYQCIFCWEAFVTYYNLKTHQKSSHGINPGLISSEKTANGGYKQKLNALKLYRLLPMRSQKRAYKTYSQALSESILPSLTAPLDNGLPESPGSEGLCSLGLHPGGAGDYIFPAPLDPATLEQGEITNPTGPHNQSSPAMHGIREGETVEEAAKSLLESRTGFPSEDGSVNTVIAYGHPKPSVIVHGTAVSSVIVHSNQVASTSTNNCSSSSSYPSRRPSSEPSKVPPPIKKQVLKEYIQSQKRASSEETEEGRRSVGEDKRSQKPCKSSANGNSVTYVAKPAYVGASSETRGGAPLCQITVRIGEEAIVKRSISETDLMRDKGPPANKTKRMDLQHKETNQHQYQHQHHNKETNQHQHQHQHLHRNKETNQHQRQHLHLHRNKETNQDQRQHLHHNKKAEPEKNKKKKCKASRLREYNFRREVREEESDQDAEDNLWRPYYTYKPKRKTLHVQKVKKSSWRRKLRYKRSLRLMKRAEKLLGRSLDEGGDCKSSAGLQDEQGAPEEEEEEEQEKCQICEETFPDFLSLEKHERNHRTGKAFECPTCGRQFSTVKKLDKHELTHLMEFVCLRCQESFRNRALMEAHQKTHQAESENRFPPERAFVTESKETGYPEKSNLPRLGRRPSVRHTCTSCSKVCKTVAALGRHMKRHEAEREDSAEPGPELYPTAAAEAEAEATDLDHDLEANRDQAKSIPVINYTTSAADETSEGLADVSSYEPQYDNPGKTQIESDQATLTQLSEISSNNEQVVLENPGSSPLGSKIVPPPGSPEAAAPARAEVPSGSVQSVLVLNSRDSLDSCQQQEAVTSYRAIRSPVGQPQGPLLITGTTEHCEPGLRSQSYNRQDECTDHQCHTGSATPRLNGTAEGTVRSDEGNNAQNNYEQDTGPYSYQSTPMMSHAGREDDDGPQNLVMSHAGPSPPPPPPEQAAMSRTRDEASERGEMESHGQEELPVRGMMSHAGIEAPLSAQELMMSHLAREALPAPDLMRTHMGRAAAPQELMMSRNGRSEGLAMMMMRAPQKEEKPPATEFTTTQTTAGTANTATAVAHGRLMPPTTTSNKCPHKRIKSPSLGANTLAQELLKPHLGPNATVRDVARMAHEGLIPQNLMMPRGTGDSVRAENPLAPHQSEELQDSAPQDLRMATTFPVQEFPLPLLAPAGCRSSKKHQESPLLSYPAAAMQFGDLGKMSSGDLAKLPFYPDPYQLLYGPQLLAYPYNLAALPMALNMVVPNEKGQPLPFLPTLFSYVNPCTGLVQEPHLVAKSSRRGDHRDAVNQ, encoded by the exons ATGCACAGCACAGGGGAAAAAGGGACTCCATTTTGGAAAGATTCAGGATCCCTTGGAAACAGTGCCCCCCTGTCCGACTGCAG gtTTCGGGGCAACAACATGGTGTCCATGGCAGAGGCCTTGGACTCTGGCCACCCCAGCGCCCTCCTCTCGCACCTGAACAACCAGCGCACGTGTGGCGGACTGTTCTGTGACATCACACTCATCGTGGGGGAATCCAAGTTCAGGGCTCACCAGAACATCCTGTCTGCCTGCAGCCTGTACTTCAAAGAGctgttctcctcctcctcctctcctcttcctcctcctcgtcACGCCCCCCTCCACAGCGAGCGAGTTCTTGAGTTGCCGGAGCTGAAGCCGGATATTTTCGCGGACGTCTTGGATTACGTATACACCTCCAGGGTCTACCTCCGCGGTTTCAAGCGTACCAAGGAGCTTGCCAAAGCCGGGAAGAGGCTGGGGATCCCATTCCTGGAGAACATAGCGGAGGAACAGGGAAGCAAATCCAGCAAGATAGGCATCAAAGCAGCCGGCGATACGACCACAACAGCTCAGCCCTCGGACCTCCCCTGCAACTTTACACCAAGGTTTCTCGGGGGAAACGAGCAGCAAGTGTCTTCATACGCCGGGCCGGAGGACTCCGCAAGCGCACAGTGGAGGATGGCGGCCTCAGCATCAGTGCAGCAACTCAACCCCAGGGCTGGGCTTCAATCTCCATCTCCCGTGGACCTGACGGCCCCAGCCAGGAAGGACTCTGAGTCGCACCAATCTTCTTCCCCCATTGCTCAGTTCCAAAGTGTTTCACATTTACTTCCCCCCCAGGGCACTGTACCGACTTTTCCCGCCACGGGCCTTCAGCCCTTGCCTCCAGAGACAACCACTCCCAGGACAGCGAGAGACACAGGCCGCAGCCCCGCAGCCGCAAGCTACGCTGAAAACTTCGATTCCGAACGGTCTACCGCAGAAACGGCTAAGATACTGTTCACTCTGCGCACAGCTGCATTCAAAGGAATGGGTAATAACAGCGAAACGGCGGTCCGAAAAGCTGCCGATGACGCCGCGTCCGAAGACGGATTCACCACTGCAAATTCAACATCAgaagggctgctgctgctgccgccacCCGAGCATCTCGGCCCAACCCGTCCTTCCGTAAAGGGGTTCCTCTGCAGGGTGTGTAAGCGGTCTTTCAGCTCGGCCTCTTCCCTGAGCACTCACCTGAAACTGCACAGGGCCGAGAGGGCGCTGTCCTGCAGGCACTGCGGCAGAGCGTTCATCCACAACAAGAGGCTGCAGTCCCACGAGGCCGTCTGCAGAGAGGCGCCACAGAAGGGATCACCGGCTCCACTGGCGGCGGGCAGACCCAAGAAGCTCCTCCAAAGCTGCGAGCAAGGggaagaaggggaggaggaaACTGGGGAAgagaaggaggaagaggaggaggaggaggaggagaggaatcCTGAGCCAGAACCATCAGGTGCCAAGTCTTCCACCAACAAGAAGGGACGTGGTATTCCGGTACGCCCCCGGGGCTTCCAGAGGATGGACCTGCTTGCGGAGGAGGACCACTTTGTGAAAGTGGTGGACGGCCACATTATCTACTTCTGCACGGTCTGCGAACGCTCCTACATGACTCTGTCAAGCCTCAAGCGACACTCCAACGTGCACTCCTGGCGCAGGAAGTACCCGTGCCGATACTGCGAGAAGGTGTTCGCCCTGGCGGAGTACCGGACCAAGCACGAGGTGTGGCACACTGGGGAGAGGCGCTACCAGTGCATCTTCTGCTGGGAGGCCTTCGTCACTTACTACAACCTCAAGACACACCAGAAGTCTTCCCACGGCATCAACCCTGGCCTGATCAGCAGTGAGAAGACAGCCAACGGTGGCTACAAGCAGAAACTAAATGCCCTCAAACTCTACCGCTTGTTGCCCATGAGATCCCAGAAAAGGGCTTACAAAACATACAGCCAGGCCCTTTCTGAAAGCATTCTGCCTTCTCTGACAGCGCCTTTGGACAATGGCCTTCCTGAGTCTCCGGGTTCTGAGGGGTTATGCTCTCTGGGTCTGCACCCGGGGGGTGCTGGGGATTATATATTTCCGGCACCGCTGGACCCTGCCACTTTGGAACAAGGGGAAATAACAAACCCCACCGGTCCACACAACCAGTCTAGTCCTGCTATGCATGGGATAAGGGAGGGGGAGACGGTCGAGGAAGCAGCAAAAAGCCTGCTGGAAAGCAGAACAGGTTTTCCAAGCGAAGATGGTTCTGTCAACACGGTTATTGCGTACGGTCACCCCAAGCCCTCTGTGATCGTGCATGGCACAGCTGTCTCCTCCGTTATCGTGCACAGCAACCAGGTTGCATCGACGTCCACGAacaactgcagcagcagcagcagctatccGAGTCGTCGCCCCTCGTCCGAACCCTCAAAAGTCCCCCCACCCATCAAGAAACAGGTCCTGAAGGAATACATCCAGTCCCAGAAAAGAGCTTCCAGTGAGGAAACAGAAGAAGGGAGGAGAAGCGTAGGGGAAGACAAAAGATCACAGAAACCTTGCAAGAGCTCCGCCAACGGCAACAGCGTTACCTATGTGGCCAAGCCGGCGTACGTGGGAGCGTCTTCAGAGACCAGAGGCGGCGCCCCCTTGTGCCAGATCACTGTGCGCATCGGGGAGGAAGCCATCGTGAAGAGGAGCATCTCTGAAACGGACCTGATGAGGGACAAGGGTCCCCCTGCCAACAAGACCAAAAGAATGGACCTTCAGCACAAGGAGACGAACCAGCACCAGTACCAGCACCAACACCACAACAAGGAGACGAACCAGcatcaacaccaacaccaacacctgCACCGCAACAAGGAGACAAACCAGCACCAACGCCAACACCTACATCTGCACCGCAACAAGGAGACAAACCAGGACCAACGCCAACACCTACACCACAACAAGAAGGCTGAACCAgagaagaataagaagaagaagtgtAAAGCGAGCAGATTGAGGGAATACAATTTCCgcagggaggtgagggaggaggagagCGACCAGGACGCTGAGGACAACCTCTGGCGGCCTTACTACACCTATAAGCCCAAGAGGAAGACCCTGCACGTTCAGAAAGTAAAAAAATCCAGCTGGAGGCGGAAACTCCGATACAAGCGCTCGCTGCGGCTGATGAAGAGGGCGGAAAAGCTCTTGGGCCGAAGCTTAGACGAGGGCGGCGACTGCAAGTCAAGCGCCGGTCTTCAGGATGAGCAAGGAGCgccggaagaggaggaggaggaggagcaggagaagTGCCAGATCTGTGAAGAAACCTTCCCGGATTTCCTCTCTCTGGAGAAACACGAGAGGAACCATCGGACGGGCAAGGCCTTCGAATGCCCCACCTGCGGCAGGCAATTTTCCACTGTGAAAAAACTGGACAAGCACGAGCTGACCCACCTGATGGAGTTCGTATGCTTGCGGTGTCAGGAGTCCTTCAGGAACAGGGCGCTCATGGAGGCGCATCAGAAGACGCACCAGGCTGAAAGCGAGAACCGTTTCCCCCCGGAGCGGGCGTTCGTGACCGAATCCAAAGAAACGGGCTACCCAGAGAAAAGTAACCTGCCCCGGCTAGGGAGAAGGCCGTCTGTCCGGCACACCTGCACCTCCTGTTCCAAAGTCTGCAAGACTGTAGCAGCACTGGGGAGGCACATGAAAAGGCACGAGGCAGAGAGAGAAGATTCAGCAGAGCCTGGACCTGAACTGTATcccacagcagcagcagaagcagaagcagaagcaacAGACTTAGACCATGATTTAGAAGCAAACAGAGATCAGGCTAAATCTATCCCTGTTATTAATTACACCACATCAGCAGCAGACGAGACAAGCGAAGGCCTGGCCGACGTGAGCAGTTACGAGCCTCAATATGACAACCCGGGAAAAACTCAGATTGAGTCTGACCAGGCAACGCTGACACAGCTGTCTGAAATATCTTCCAATAATGAACAAGTAGTCCTGGAAAATCCTGGCTCAAGTCCACTGGGAAGCAAGATTGTTCCCCCACCTGGGAGCCCGGAAGCTGCAGCTCCAGCCAGGGCTGAGGTTCCCAGTGGTTCGGTCCAGAGTGTTCTGGTTCTGAACAGCAGAGACAGTTTGGACTCTTGTCAGCAGCAGGAGGCTGTGACGTCTTACAGGGCCATAAGAAGCCCGGTTGGACAGCCTCAGGGACCACTGCTGATAACTGGGACCACAGAACACTGTGAGCCAGGGCTGCGTTCTCAGAGTTATAACCGCCAAGATGAGTGCACAGATCACCAGTGCCATACAGGCAGTGCTACACCAAGACTCAATGGAACTGCAGAGGGAACAGTGAGATCAGATGAAGGAAACAATGCTCAGAACAATTACGAACAGGACACTGGCCCATACAGTTATCAAAGCACTCCGATGATGTCACACGCCGGAAGGGAGGACGATGATGGTCCCCAGAACCTGGTGATGTCACACGCAGGACCcagcccccctcctcctcctccggagCAAGCCGCGATGTCACGCACGAGAGATGAGGCTTCTGAACGCGGCGAAATGGAATCGCACGGGCAGGAAGAGCTTCCTGTGCGGGGGATGATGTCGCACGCAGGAATTGAGGCCCCTCTGTCTGCACAGGAACTGATGATGTCCCACCTAGCTAGAGAAGCTCTTCCTGCACCAGATCTGATGAGAACGCACATGGGAAGGGCTGCGGCTCCACAAGAACTGATGATGTCACGTAACGGGAGGTCGGAGGGGCTggcaatgatgatgatgagggcGCCTCAGAAAGAGGAAAAGCCCCCGGCTACAGAATTCACTACGACTCAAACCACTGCAGGCACCGCTAACACTGCCACTGCTGTTGCACATGGACGTCTCATGCCACCGACCACCACTTCCAACAAGTGCCCCCATAAAAGGATCAAATCGCCAAGCCTGGGTGCAAACACTCTGGCGCAAGAACTGCTGAAGCCTCACTTGGGGCCTAACGCGACCGTCCGGGACGTGGCGAGGATGGCGCACGAAGGCCTGATTCCGCAGAACCTGATGATGCCCCGCGGAACCGGAGACAGCGTGCGCGCCGAGAACCCGCTCGCTCCCCACCAGTCCGAAGAGCTTCAAGACTCTGCTCCGCAGGACCTCCGCATGGCGACGACCTTTCCGGTTCAGGAGTTCCCTCTGCCTCTCCTGGCGCCCGCCGGCTGCCGATCCAGCAAAAAACACCAGGAAAGCCCCCTGCTCTCCTACCCAGCCGCTGCCATGCAGTTTGGCGACCTGGGCAAGATGTCTAGCGGTGATCTCGCAAAGCTGCCTTTTTACCCGGACCCCTACCAACTGCTCTATGGGCCCCAGCTCCTGGCGTACCCTTACAACCTGGCGGCTCTGCCCATGGCTTTGAACATGGTGGTCCCCAATGAAAAAGGGCAGCCTCTCCCATTCCTGCCGACCCTCTTCAGCTACGTGAACCCCTGTACGGGGCTCGTGCAGGAGCCCCACCTGGTAGCTAAATCGAGTAGGAGGGGCGACCACCGCGATGCCGTGAATCAGTAG
- the LOC117970976 gene encoding zinc finger and BTB domain-containing protein 38-like isoform X2, translating to MVSMAEALDSGHPSALLSHLNNQRTCGGLFCDITLIVGESKFRAHQNILSACSLYFKELFSSSSSPLPPPRHAPLHSERVLELPELKPDIFADVLDYVYTSRVYLRGFKRTKELAKAGKRLGIPFLENIAEEQGSKSSKIGIKAAGDTTTTAQPSDLPCNFTPRFLGGNEQQVSSYAGPEDSASAQWRMAASASVQQLNPRAGLQSPSPVDLTAPARKDSESHQSSSPIAQFQSVSHLLPPQGTVPTFPATGLQPLPPETTTPRTARDTGRSPAAASYAENFDSERSTAETAKILFTLRTAAFKGMGNNSETAVRKAADDAASEDGFTTANSTSEGLLLLPPPEHLGPTRPSVKGFLCRVCKRSFSSASSLSTHLKLHRAERALSCRHCGRAFIHNKRLQSHEAVCREAPQKGSPAPLAAGRPKKLLQSCEQGEEGEEETGEEKEEEEEEEEERNPEPEPSGAKSSTNKKGRGIPVRPRGFQRMDLLAEEDHFVKVVDGHIIYFCTVCERSYMTLSSLKRHSNVHSWRRKYPCRYCEKVFALAEYRTKHEVWHTGERRYQCIFCWEAFVTYYNLKTHQKSSHGINPGLISSEKTANGGYKQKLNALKLYRLLPMRSQKRAYKTYSQALSESILPSLTAPLDNGLPESPGSEGLCSLGLHPGGAGDYIFPAPLDPATLEQGEITNPTGPHNQSSPAMHGIREGETVEEAAKSLLESRTGFPSEDGSVNTVIAYGHPKPSVIVHGTAVSSVIVHSNQVASTSTNNCSSSSSYPSRRPSSEPSKVPPPIKKQVLKEYIQSQKRASSEETEEGRRSVGEDKRSQKPCKSSANGNSVTYVAKPAYVGASSETRGGAPLCQITVRIGEEAIVKRSISETDLMRDKGPPANKTKRMDLQHKETNQHQYQHQHHNKETNQHQHQHQHLHRNKETNQHQRQHLHLHRNKETNQDQRQHLHHNKKAEPEKNKKKKCKASRLREYNFRREVREEESDQDAEDNLWRPYYTYKPKRKTLHVQKVKKSSWRRKLRYKRSLRLMKRAEKLLGRSLDEGGDCKSSAGLQDEQGAPEEEEEEEQEKCQICEETFPDFLSLEKHERNHRTGKAFECPTCGRQFSTVKKLDKHELTHLMEFVCLRCQESFRNRALMEAHQKTHQAESENRFPPERAFVTESKETGYPEKSNLPRLGRRPSVRHTCTSCSKVCKTVAALGRHMKRHEAEREDSAEPGPELYPTAAAEAEAEATDLDHDLEANRDQAKSIPVINYTTSAADETSEGLADVSSYEPQYDNPGKTQIESDQATLTQLSEISSNNEQVVLENPGSSPLGSKIVPPPGSPEAAAPARAEVPSGSVQSVLVLNSRDSLDSCQQQEAVTSYRAIRSPVGQPQGPLLITGTTEHCEPGLRSQSYNRQDECTDHQCHTGSATPRLNGTAEGTVRSDEGNNAQNNYEQDTGPYSYQSTPMMSHAGREDDDGPQNLVMSHAGPSPPPPPPEQAAMSRTRDEASERGEMESHGQEELPVRGMMSHAGIEAPLSAQELMMSHLAREALPAPDLMRTHMGRAAAPQELMMSRNGRSEGLAMMMMRAPQKEEKPPATEFTTTQTTAGTANTATAVAHGRLMPPTTTSNKCPHKRIKSPSLGANTLAQELLKPHLGPNATVRDVARMAHEGLIPQNLMMPRGTGDSVRAENPLAPHQSEELQDSAPQDLRMATTFPVQEFPLPLLAPAGCRSSKKHQESPLLSYPAAAMQFGDLGKMSSGDLAKLPFYPDPYQLLYGPQLLAYPYNLAALPMALNMVVPNEKGQPLPFLPTLFSYVNPCTGLVQEPHLVAKSSRRGDHRDAVNQ from the coding sequence ATGGTGTCCATGGCAGAGGCCTTGGACTCTGGCCACCCCAGCGCCCTCCTCTCGCACCTGAACAACCAGCGCACGTGTGGCGGACTGTTCTGTGACATCACACTCATCGTGGGGGAATCCAAGTTCAGGGCTCACCAGAACATCCTGTCTGCCTGCAGCCTGTACTTCAAAGAGctgttctcctcctcctcctctcctcttcctcctcctcgtcACGCCCCCCTCCACAGCGAGCGAGTTCTTGAGTTGCCGGAGCTGAAGCCGGATATTTTCGCGGACGTCTTGGATTACGTATACACCTCCAGGGTCTACCTCCGCGGTTTCAAGCGTACCAAGGAGCTTGCCAAAGCCGGGAAGAGGCTGGGGATCCCATTCCTGGAGAACATAGCGGAGGAACAGGGAAGCAAATCCAGCAAGATAGGCATCAAAGCAGCCGGCGATACGACCACAACAGCTCAGCCCTCGGACCTCCCCTGCAACTTTACACCAAGGTTTCTCGGGGGAAACGAGCAGCAAGTGTCTTCATACGCCGGGCCGGAGGACTCCGCAAGCGCACAGTGGAGGATGGCGGCCTCAGCATCAGTGCAGCAACTCAACCCCAGGGCTGGGCTTCAATCTCCATCTCCCGTGGACCTGACGGCCCCAGCCAGGAAGGACTCTGAGTCGCACCAATCTTCTTCCCCCATTGCTCAGTTCCAAAGTGTTTCACATTTACTTCCCCCCCAGGGCACTGTACCGACTTTTCCCGCCACGGGCCTTCAGCCCTTGCCTCCAGAGACAACCACTCCCAGGACAGCGAGAGACACAGGCCGCAGCCCCGCAGCCGCAAGCTACGCTGAAAACTTCGATTCCGAACGGTCTACCGCAGAAACGGCTAAGATACTGTTCACTCTGCGCACAGCTGCATTCAAAGGAATGGGTAATAACAGCGAAACGGCGGTCCGAAAAGCTGCCGATGACGCCGCGTCCGAAGACGGATTCACCACTGCAAATTCAACATCAgaagggctgctgctgctgccgccacCCGAGCATCTCGGCCCAACCCGTCCTTCCGTAAAGGGGTTCCTCTGCAGGGTGTGTAAGCGGTCTTTCAGCTCGGCCTCTTCCCTGAGCACTCACCTGAAACTGCACAGGGCCGAGAGGGCGCTGTCCTGCAGGCACTGCGGCAGAGCGTTCATCCACAACAAGAGGCTGCAGTCCCACGAGGCCGTCTGCAGAGAGGCGCCACAGAAGGGATCACCGGCTCCACTGGCGGCGGGCAGACCCAAGAAGCTCCTCCAAAGCTGCGAGCAAGGggaagaaggggaggaggaaACTGGGGAAgagaaggaggaagaggaggaggaggaggaggagaggaatcCTGAGCCAGAACCATCAGGTGCCAAGTCTTCCACCAACAAGAAGGGACGTGGTATTCCGGTACGCCCCCGGGGCTTCCAGAGGATGGACCTGCTTGCGGAGGAGGACCACTTTGTGAAAGTGGTGGACGGCCACATTATCTACTTCTGCACGGTCTGCGAACGCTCCTACATGACTCTGTCAAGCCTCAAGCGACACTCCAACGTGCACTCCTGGCGCAGGAAGTACCCGTGCCGATACTGCGAGAAGGTGTTCGCCCTGGCGGAGTACCGGACCAAGCACGAGGTGTGGCACACTGGGGAGAGGCGCTACCAGTGCATCTTCTGCTGGGAGGCCTTCGTCACTTACTACAACCTCAAGACACACCAGAAGTCTTCCCACGGCATCAACCCTGGCCTGATCAGCAGTGAGAAGACAGCCAACGGTGGCTACAAGCAGAAACTAAATGCCCTCAAACTCTACCGCTTGTTGCCCATGAGATCCCAGAAAAGGGCTTACAAAACATACAGCCAGGCCCTTTCTGAAAGCATTCTGCCTTCTCTGACAGCGCCTTTGGACAATGGCCTTCCTGAGTCTCCGGGTTCTGAGGGGTTATGCTCTCTGGGTCTGCACCCGGGGGGTGCTGGGGATTATATATTTCCGGCACCGCTGGACCCTGCCACTTTGGAACAAGGGGAAATAACAAACCCCACCGGTCCACACAACCAGTCTAGTCCTGCTATGCATGGGATAAGGGAGGGGGAGACGGTCGAGGAAGCAGCAAAAAGCCTGCTGGAAAGCAGAACAGGTTTTCCAAGCGAAGATGGTTCTGTCAACACGGTTATTGCGTACGGTCACCCCAAGCCCTCTGTGATCGTGCATGGCACAGCTGTCTCCTCCGTTATCGTGCACAGCAACCAGGTTGCATCGACGTCCACGAacaactgcagcagcagcagcagctatccGAGTCGTCGCCCCTCGTCCGAACCCTCAAAAGTCCCCCCACCCATCAAGAAACAGGTCCTGAAGGAATACATCCAGTCCCAGAAAAGAGCTTCCAGTGAGGAAACAGAAGAAGGGAGGAGAAGCGTAGGGGAAGACAAAAGATCACAGAAACCTTGCAAGAGCTCCGCCAACGGCAACAGCGTTACCTATGTGGCCAAGCCGGCGTACGTGGGAGCGTCTTCAGAGACCAGAGGCGGCGCCCCCTTGTGCCAGATCACTGTGCGCATCGGGGAGGAAGCCATCGTGAAGAGGAGCATCTCTGAAACGGACCTGATGAGGGACAAGGGTCCCCCTGCCAACAAGACCAAAAGAATGGACCTTCAGCACAAGGAGACGAACCAGCACCAGTACCAGCACCAACACCACAACAAGGAGACGAACCAGcatcaacaccaacaccaacacctgCACCGCAACAAGGAGACAAACCAGCACCAACGCCAACACCTACATCTGCACCGCAACAAGGAGACAAACCAGGACCAACGCCAACACCTACACCACAACAAGAAGGCTGAACCAgagaagaataagaagaagaagtgtAAAGCGAGCAGATTGAGGGAATACAATTTCCgcagggaggtgagggaggaggagagCGACCAGGACGCTGAGGACAACCTCTGGCGGCCTTACTACACCTATAAGCCCAAGAGGAAGACCCTGCACGTTCAGAAAGTAAAAAAATCCAGCTGGAGGCGGAAACTCCGATACAAGCGCTCGCTGCGGCTGATGAAGAGGGCGGAAAAGCTCTTGGGCCGAAGCTTAGACGAGGGCGGCGACTGCAAGTCAAGCGCCGGTCTTCAGGATGAGCAAGGAGCgccggaagaggaggaggaggaggagcaggagaagTGCCAGATCTGTGAAGAAACCTTCCCGGATTTCCTCTCTCTGGAGAAACACGAGAGGAACCATCGGACGGGCAAGGCCTTCGAATGCCCCACCTGCGGCAGGCAATTTTCCACTGTGAAAAAACTGGACAAGCACGAGCTGACCCACCTGATGGAGTTCGTATGCTTGCGGTGTCAGGAGTCCTTCAGGAACAGGGCGCTCATGGAGGCGCATCAGAAGACGCACCAGGCTGAAAGCGAGAACCGTTTCCCCCCGGAGCGGGCGTTCGTGACCGAATCCAAAGAAACGGGCTACCCAGAGAAAAGTAACCTGCCCCGGCTAGGGAGAAGGCCGTCTGTCCGGCACACCTGCACCTCCTGTTCCAAAGTCTGCAAGACTGTAGCAGCACTGGGGAGGCACATGAAAAGGCACGAGGCAGAGAGAGAAGATTCAGCAGAGCCTGGACCTGAACTGTATcccacagcagcagcagaagcagaagcagaagcaacAGACTTAGACCATGATTTAGAAGCAAACAGAGATCAGGCTAAATCTATCCCTGTTATTAATTACACCACATCAGCAGCAGACGAGACAAGCGAAGGCCTGGCCGACGTGAGCAGTTACGAGCCTCAATATGACAACCCGGGAAAAACTCAGATTGAGTCTGACCAGGCAACGCTGACACAGCTGTCTGAAATATCTTCCAATAATGAACAAGTAGTCCTGGAAAATCCTGGCTCAAGTCCACTGGGAAGCAAGATTGTTCCCCCACCTGGGAGCCCGGAAGCTGCAGCTCCAGCCAGGGCTGAGGTTCCCAGTGGTTCGGTCCAGAGTGTTCTGGTTCTGAACAGCAGAGACAGTTTGGACTCTTGTCAGCAGCAGGAGGCTGTGACGTCTTACAGGGCCATAAGAAGCCCGGTTGGACAGCCTCAGGGACCACTGCTGATAACTGGGACCACAGAACACTGTGAGCCAGGGCTGCGTTCTCAGAGTTATAACCGCCAAGATGAGTGCACAGATCACCAGTGCCATACAGGCAGTGCTACACCAAGACTCAATGGAACTGCAGAGGGAACAGTGAGATCAGATGAAGGAAACAATGCTCAGAACAATTACGAACAGGACACTGGCCCATACAGTTATCAAAGCACTCCGATGATGTCACACGCCGGAAGGGAGGACGATGATGGTCCCCAGAACCTGGTGATGTCACACGCAGGACCcagcccccctcctcctcctccggagCAAGCCGCGATGTCACGCACGAGAGATGAGGCTTCTGAACGCGGCGAAATGGAATCGCACGGGCAGGAAGAGCTTCCTGTGCGGGGGATGATGTCGCACGCAGGAATTGAGGCCCCTCTGTCTGCACAGGAACTGATGATGTCCCACCTAGCTAGAGAAGCTCTTCCTGCACCAGATCTGATGAGAACGCACATGGGAAGGGCTGCGGCTCCACAAGAACTGATGATGTCACGTAACGGGAGGTCGGAGGGGCTggcaatgatgatgatgagggcGCCTCAGAAAGAGGAAAAGCCCCCGGCTACAGAATTCACTACGACTCAAACCACTGCAGGCACCGCTAACACTGCCACTGCTGTTGCACATGGACGTCTCATGCCACCGACCACCACTTCCAACAAGTGCCCCCATAAAAGGATCAAATCGCCAAGCCTGGGTGCAAACACTCTGGCGCAAGAACTGCTGAAGCCTCACTTGGGGCCTAACGCGACCGTCCGGGACGTGGCGAGGATGGCGCACGAAGGCCTGATTCCGCAGAACCTGATGATGCCCCGCGGAACCGGAGACAGCGTGCGCGCCGAGAACCCGCTCGCTCCCCACCAGTCCGAAGAGCTTCAAGACTCTGCTCCGCAGGACCTCCGCATGGCGACGACCTTTCCGGTTCAGGAGTTCCCTCTGCCTCTCCTGGCGCCCGCCGGCTGCCGATCCAGCAAAAAACACCAGGAAAGCCCCCTGCTCTCCTACCCAGCCGCTGCCATGCAGTTTGGCGACCTGGGCAAGATGTCTAGCGGTGATCTCGCAAAGCTGCCTTTTTACCCGGACCCCTACCAACTGCTCTATGGGCCCCAGCTCCTGGCGTACCCTTACAACCTGGCGGCTCTGCCCATGGCTTTGAACATGGTGGTCCCCAATGAAAAAGGGCAGCCTCTCCCATTCCTGCCGACCCTCTTCAGCTACGTGAACCCCTGTACGGGGCTCGTGCAGGAGCCCCACCTGGTAGCTAAATCGAGTAGGAGGGGCGACCACCGCGATGCCGTGAATCAGTAG